A single Fusobacterium hominis DNA region contains:
- the uvrB gene encoding excinuclease ABC subunit UvrB → MFKLYSTYEPTGDQPVAIKKIAENINDGIADQVLLGVTGSGKTFTIANIIKETNRPALILAPNKTLAAQLYSEYKKFFPENAVEYFVSYYDYYQPEAYIAVTDTYIEKDSSVNDEIEKLRQAATAALINRRDVIIVASVSAIYGLGSAETYKKMTIPIDKKTGITRKELVEKLISIRYERNDIAFERGKFRIKGDVIDIYPSYMETGYRLEFWGDDLDQISEINTLTGQTLKKDLQRIVIYPATQYLTADGDVERIISEIQKDKQEEIKAFEEQGKLLEAQRLKQRTDYDIEMIREIGYCKGIENYSRYLSGKKPGETPDTLLEYFPKDFVTYIDESHISVPQIRGMYNGDRARKESLVKNGFRLKSALDNRPLKFEEFRNITGQTVFVSATPGDYEIEVANGNIAEQLIRPTGVLDPEIEVRPTKNQVDDLMEEIRKRVDKKERVLVTTLTKKMAEELTEYYIGFGLRVKYMHSDIDTLERIDIIKGLRKGEFDVLVGINLLREGLDIPEVSLVAILEADKEGFLRSRRSLVQTIGRAARNIEGRVILYGDVMTDSMKAAIDETYRRRKIQNEYNIEHNIDPKSVIREIGEDMVSLDYGVSEETLNIKENKKEFSSKKDIEKEIKILEKEIQKLSKELDFEGAIVKRDEMLKLKKLLLEF, encoded by the coding sequence TAAGACATTAGCTGCTCAACTTTATTCAGAATATAAAAAATTTTTCCCAGAAAATGCAGTAGAATATTTTGTGTCATACTATGATTATTATCAACCAGAAGCTTATATAGCAGTTACAGATACATATATTGAAAAAGATTCATCTGTAAATGATGAAATAGAAAAATTGCGTCAAGCAGCAACAGCAGCTTTAATAAACAGAAGAGATGTAATAATAGTTGCCTCAGTATCGGCTATTTATGGATTAGGATCAGCTGAAACATATAAAAAGATGACTATTCCAATAGATAAAAAAACAGGAATAACCAGAAAAGAATTGGTAGAAAAATTAATTAGTATAAGATATGAAAGAAATGATATAGCTTTTGAAAGAGGAAAATTTAGAATAAAAGGTGATGTAATAGATATTTATCCAAGCTATATGGAAACAGGATATAGGCTAGAATTTTGGGGAGATGATTTAGATCAAATATCTGAAATAAATACTCTTACTGGACAAACTTTAAAAAAAGATTTACAAAGAATAGTGATTTATCCAGCAACTCAATATCTAACTGCAGATGGTGATGTAGAAAGAATAATAAGTGAAATACAAAAGGATAAACAAGAAGAGATAAAAGCTTTTGAAGAACAAGGAAAATTATTAGAAGCTCAAAGATTAAAGCAAAGAACAGACTATGATATTGAGATGATAAGAGAAATTGGATATTGTAAAGGTATTGAGAATTATTCTAGATACTTGTCAGGTAAAAAACCTGGAGAAACTCCAGATACACTTTTAGAATACTTTCCAAAAGATTTTGTTACTTACATAGATGAATCTCATATTTCAGTTCCTCAAATTCGTGGAATGTATAATGGAGATAGAGCTAGAAAAGAATCTTTAGTAAAAAATGGATTTAGATTAAAATCGGCTCTAGACAATAGGCCGTTAAAATTTGAAGAGTTTAGAAATATCACTGGACAAACTGTATTTGTATCAGCAACGCCTGGAGATTATGAAATAGAGGTTGCAAATGGAAATATAGCAGAGCAATTAATAAGACCTACTGGTGTTTTAGATCCTGAAATTGAAGTGAGGCCAACTAAAAATCAAGTAGATGACTTAATGGAAGAAATTAGAAAAAGAGTAGATAAAAAAGAAAGAGTACTTGTAACAACTTTGACTAAAAAAATGGCGGAAGAACTAACAGAATATTATATTGGTTTTGGTCTTAGAGTAAAATATATGCACTCTGATATAGATACACTAGAGAGAATAGATATAATAAAAGGGTTGCGTAAAGGTGAATTTGATGTTTTAGTGGGGATTAATCTTTTAAGAGAAGGATTAGATATACCAGAAGTTTCATTAGTTGCTATTTTAGAAGCAGATAAAGAAGGATTTTTAAGAAGTAGAAGATCACTTGTGCAAACTATAGGAAGAGCTGCAAGAAATATTGAAGGAAGAGTAATACTTTATGGAGATGTGATGACAGACTCTATGAAAGCAGCTATAGATGAAACTTATAGAAGAAGAAAAATTCAAAATGAATATAATATTGAGCATAATATTGATCCTAAAAGTGTTATTAGAGAAATAGGAGAAGATATGGTCAGTTTAGACTATGGAGTATCAGAAGAAACTTTAAATATAAAAGAAAATAAAAAGGAATTTAGTTCTAAAAAAGATATAGAAAAAGAGATTAAAATATTAGAAAAAGAAATTCAAAAACTATCTAAAGAATTAGATTTTGAAGGAGCAATTGTAAAAAGAGATGAAATGTTAAAACTAAAAAAATTGTTATTAGAATTTTAA
- the xseA gene encoding exodeoxyribonuclease VII large subunit — translation MIEDKVYTVSQLNKKVKNYLDENYELREFFLEGELSGVTYYKSGHLYFNIKDKDAQVKCAAFSYKFKKIPEDLKDGDQIRLFGDVGFYEARGDFQILVRHIQKQDKLGQMFANLEKIKKEMEKAGYFDMDKKKPLPRYPKNIGVVTAITGAAIQDIIKTTKKRDNRINIYIYPAKVQGVGAKEEIVKGIEVLNKIPEIDMIIAGRGGGSIEDLWAFNEKETAMAFYKSKKPIISAVGHEVDFLLTDLVADVRAATPTQAIELSVPEKDKSKEEINGKVKYLNSILLGYIEKRKKELERRKNNYYIRNFIKMIEERNQLLVDREKTVKSLMVLNLTKTKNEFDKRIHKLVNLNPMKILERGYSVVSSENKVIKKLEDVDINEVIDIKISDGIIKGIVKEKIYEENTD, via the coding sequence ATGATTGAAGATAAGGTTTATACAGTATCACAATTAAATAAAAAAGTAAAAAATTATCTAGATGAAAATTATGAGTTAAGAGAATTCTTTTTAGAAGGAGAATTATCAGGAGTAACATACTATAAAAGTGGTCATCTTTATTTTAATATAAAAGATAAAGATGCACAGGTTAAATGTGCAGCATTTAGTTATAAATTTAAAAAAATTCCAGAAGATTTAAAAGATGGAGATCAAATCCGGCTTTTTGGAGATGTGGGTTTTTATGAAGCAAGAGGAGATTTTCAGATTTTAGTTAGACATATACAAAAACAAGATAAATTAGGTCAAATGTTTGCAAATCTTGAAAAGATAAAAAAAGAGATGGAAAAAGCGGGATATTTTGATATGGATAAGAAAAAACCATTGCCTAGATATCCTAAAAATATAGGTGTAGTAACAGCAATAACTGGAGCTGCAATACAAGATATAATAAAAACAACTAAAAAAAGGGATAATAGAATAAATATTTATATTTATCCAGCAAAAGTTCAAGGTGTAGGAGCTAAAGAAGAAATTGTAAAAGGAATAGAGGTATTAAATAAAATACCTGAAATTGATATGATAATTGCTGGTAGAGGTGGAGGAAGTATTGAAGATTTATGGGCTTTTAATGAAAAAGAAACAGCAATGGCTTTTTATAAATCTAAAAAACCTATAATTTCAGCAGTAGGTCATGAAGTTGATTTTTTATTAACAGACCTAGTAGCAGATGTTCGTGCTGCTACACCAACTCAAGCAATTGAGCTTTCAGTACCCGAAAAAGACAAGAGTAAAGAAGAAATAAATGGAAAAGTTAAATATTTAAATTCTATTTTGCTTGGATATATTGAAAAACGTAAAAAAGAGTTAGAAAGAAGAAAAAACAATTACTATATACGCAATTTTATAAAAATGATTGAGGAAAGAAATCAATTATTAGTTGATAGAGAAAAAACAGTAAAGTCTTTAATGGTATTAAATTTAACAAAAACAAAAAATGAATTTGACAAAAGAATACATAAATTGGTAAACTTAAATCCTATGAAAATTTTAGAAAGAGGATATAGTGTTGTTTCAAGTGAAAATAAAGTTATAAAGAAACTAGAAGATGTAGATATTAATGAAGTTATTGATATTAAAATTTCAGATGGGATAATAAAAGGTATAGTGAAGGAGAAAATTTATGAAGAAAATACTGATTAG